One genomic window of Eleginops maclovinus isolate JMC-PN-2008 ecotype Puerto Natales chromosome 12, JC_Emac_rtc_rv5, whole genome shotgun sequence includes the following:
- the LOC134873093 gene encoding general transcription factor II-I repeat domain-containing protein 2A-like: MMIVLNTVLKDEKYGKEVLSSVADVQMGASTMVRRVTAMSDNLTDQLDQDLRECRWFSIQCDESIDSSSTAQLMMFVRMVFQDFSTKEELLTLLPLKTSTRGVDIYNAVKEFFNNRNIPLEKLVSITTDGAPAMTGRHAGFIALCKSDPAFPKFVQYHCIIHQQALCAKVIGFEHVMTPVVRIINSIRSKAKQHRSFKVMLAELSAEYGDLLLHTDIRWLSRGRILLRFLSLLREIKDFMKSRDEDTSLLEDVAWLLDLAFLTDITGKLNNLNCALQGKGKTVADMISALNAFKAQMSIFSAHLQRKKVLHFPSLQMVLNDNTSASEIFGNAAEKYTQVINRVGQEFENRFCDIDKLEPCVSFVSNPFINVDTTSIAEQLSAMFSLDAGQVEIEIVTLQNDIRLKAHQAAANFWGLVDTEKYSGLCTAAMKVASLFGSTYLCESAFSDMNFIKNEHRTRLTDAHLQDSLRLAVSNYSPDYEALVASMQCQASH; encoded by the exons ATGATGATAGTTCTGAACACTGTGCTTAAAGACGAGAAATATGGGAAGGAAGTGCTCTCTTCTGTAGCTGATGTTCAAATGGGGGCAAGCACAATGGTCAGGAGAGTGACAGCAATGTCCGACAACTTGACTGATCAGCTGGACCAGGATCTCAGGGAGTGCAGGTGGTTCAGCATCCAATGTGATGAGTCCatcgacagcagcagcacggcgcAGCTGATGATGTTTGTTCGGATGGTGTTTCAAGATTTCTCTACAAAAGAGGAACTTCTCACACTACTCCCCCTAAAAACCAGCACAAGGGGGGTTGATATCTACAACGCGGTGAAGGAgtttttcaacaacagaaacataccaCTGGAAAAGCTGGTGTCGATTACCACCGATGGGGCTCCTGCGATGACCGGACGGCATGCAGGGTTCATCGCGCTCTGTAAAAGCGACCCAGCGTTCCCGAAATTCGTACAGTACCACTgcatcattcaccagcaggccttATGTGCAAAG gtgatcGGCTTCGAGCACGTAATGACTCCTGTTGTGAGGATCATAAACAGCATCCGTTCCAAAGCTAAACAACACCGAAGTTTCAAGGTGATGTTGGCGGAGCTGTCGGCTGAATATGGGGACCTGCTTCTCCACACGGACATCCGATGGCTCAGCAGAGGACGGATTCTGCTCCGGTTTTTGTCGCTGTTGAGGGAGATCAAAGATTTTATGAAATCTAGAGACGAAGACACATCGCTGCTGGAGGACGTTGCGTGGCTACTAGACCTGGCATTTCTGACGGACATTACTGGAAAACTGAACAATCTGAACTGTGCGCTGCAAGGCAAAGGTAAGACTGTTGCCGACATGATCAGTGCTTTAAATGCGTTTAAAGCACAGATGAGCATTTTCTCTGcgcatttacagagaaaaaaggtgctgcacttCCCCTCTTTGCAGATGGTGCTGAACGACAATACCTCTGCGTCTGAGATTTTTGGCAACGCTGCCGAAAAATACACTCAAGTCATAAACAGGGTTGGGCAAGAGTTTGAGAATAGGTTTTGTGACATTGATAAACTTGAGCCATGTGTGTCGTTCGTTTCGAATCCATTTATAAACGTGGACACAACGTCCATTGCTGAGCAACTAAGTGCAATGTTCAGCTTGGATGCTGGGCAGGtggaaatagaaatagtgaCACTGCAGAATGACATTCGCCTCAAAGCCCACCAGGCTGCAGCAAACTTTTGGGGCCTTGTTGATACTGAAAAGTACAGTGGTCTGTGCACAGCAGCAATGAAGGTTGCCAGTCTGTTTGGGTCTACCTATCTTTGTGAATCagccttttctgacatgaatttcATAAAAAACGAACACAGAACACGGCTCACTGATGCACATCTGCAAGACTCACTCAGACTTGCAGTGTCAAATTACAGCCCAGATTACGAGGCCCTGGTTGCCAGCATGCAATGCCAGGCTTCCCATTAA